Proteins from a genomic interval of Lolium perenne isolate Kyuss_39 chromosome 1, Kyuss_2.0, whole genome shotgun sequence:
- the LOC127347117 gene encoding uncharacterized protein produces MAAAAAVESIVVVHNVAKRHNVGTLARSATAFGVAEVVVVGRRDVSAFGSHGSTSHLRFRHFTTLATACAYLKDERGCDICGVEITDDALPVTAHPFRRSTAFLFGNEGTGLSQKECEVCDFFVYIPQYGGGTASLNVTVAASIVLHHFGVWAGFPERGREGNKFVVADKPHGQSRGLYCSDSIEDVIEERKTRRENACDIFEENGSSHTQESNGLDTMFTD; encoded by the exons atggcggcggcggcggcggtggagagcATCGTGGTGGTGCACAACGTGGCGAAGAGGCACAACGTGGGGACGCTGGCGAGGAGCGCGACGGCGTTCGgcgtggcggaggtggtggtggtcggccgcCGCGACGTCAGCGCCTTCGGCAGCCACGGATCCACCTCCCACCTCCGCTTCCGCCACTTCACCACCCTCGCCACAGCTTGCGCCTACCTCAAG GATGAGAGGGGGTGTGACATTTGCGGCGTGGAGATCACCGACGACGCTCTGCCGGTGACGGCCCACCCGTTCCGCAGGAGCACCGCGTTCCTCTTTGGCAATGAG GGTACAGGACTCTCACAGAAGGAGTGTGAGGTCTGTGACTTCTTCGTCTATATCCCTCAGTACGGTGGTGGAACTGCATCACTGAATGTTACAGTTGCAGCATCGATTGTTCTCCACCACTTTGGTG TCTGGGCTGGCTTTCCTGAGCGAGGCCGAGAAGGCAACAAATTCGTCGTAGCTGACAAACCACATGGACAGTCGAGGGGGCTCTACTGCTCAGACTCAATTGAAGACGTGATTGAAGAGCGCAAGACACGAAGAGAAAATGCCTGTGATATATTCGAGGAGAATGGAAGTAGCCACACCCAAGAATCAAATGGTCTAGACACGATGTTTACTGACTAG